The following are from one region of the Falco biarmicus isolate bFalBia1 chromosome 1, bFalBia1.pri, whole genome shotgun sequence genome:
- the SMURF2 gene encoding E3 ubiquitin-protein ligase SMURF2 isoform X2 codes for MSPYSLQNEAVHKFWSSRRQRGVSLQSRDRIGTGGQVVDCSRLFDNDLPDGWEERRTASGRIQYLNHITRTTQWERPTRPASEYSSPGRPLSCFVDENTPITGTNGATCGQSSDPQLAERRVRSQRHRNYMSRTHLHTPPDLPEGYEQRTTQQGQVYFLHTQTGVSTWHDPRVPRDLSNINCEELGPLPPGWEIRNTATGRVYFVDHNNRTTQFTDPRLSANLHLVLNRQNQLKDQQHQQQQQVVSLCQLPDEAECLTVPRYKRDLVQKLKILRQELSQQQPQAGHCRIEVSREEIFEESYRQVMKMRPKDLWKRLMIKFRGEEGLDYGGVAREWLYLLSHEMLNPYYGLFQYSRDDIYTLQINPDSAVNPEHLSYFHFVGRIMGMAVFHGHYIDGGFTLPFYKQLLGKPITLDDMELVDPDLHNSLVWILENDITGVLDHTFCVEHNAYGEIIQHELKPNGKSIPVTEENKKEYVRLYVNWRFLRGIEAQFLALQKGFNEVIPQHLLKTFDEKELELIICGLGKIDVNDWKANTRLKHCTPDSNIVKWFWKAVEFFDEERRARLLQFVTGSSRVPLQGFKALQGAAGPRLFTIHQIDASTNNLPKAHTCFNRIDIPPYESYDKLYEKLLTAIEETCGFAVE; via the exons atgagtccTTACTCATTACAAAATGAAGCCGTGCACAAATTTTGGTCCTCACGTAGGCAAAGAGGAG TAAGTCTTCAGTCCAGAGACCGAATAGGCACAGGAGGACAAGTTGTGGATTGCAGTCGGTTATTTGATAATGATTTACCAGATGG GTGGGAGGAGCGGAGAACTGCTTCTGGAAGGATCCAGTATTTAAATCACATTACACGAACAACTCAGTGGGAGCGACCAACACG GCCGGCATCTGAATACTCCAGCCCAGGCAGACCGCTCAGCTGTTTTGTGGACGAGAACACTCCGATTACAGGGACGAACGGTGCAACCTGTGGGCAGTCATCAGATCCCCAGCTGGCGGAGAGGAGAGTCAGGTCACAGAGGCACAGAAATTACATGAGCAGGACACACTTGCACACTCCTCCCGATTTACCCGAAGGATATG AGCAAAGGACGACTCAGCAAGGTCAGGTCTATTTTCTGCATACTCAGACTGGTGTTAGCACGTGGCACGATCCAAGAGTACCTAG GGATCTTAGCAACATCAATTGTGAAGAGCTTGGTCCACTGCCTCCTGGATGGGAGATCCGAAATACGGCAACAGGCAGAGTTTATTTTGTTGACCATAACAACAGGACAACGCAGTTTACAGATCCACGGCTATCTGCTAACTTGCATTTAGTTTTAAA CCGCCAGAATCAACTTAAAGatcagcagcaccagcagcagcagcaggtagtgTCCCTGTGTCAGCTGCCAGATGAGGCAGAGTGTCTGACTGTGCCAAGGTACAAGCGAGACCTAGTGCAGAAACTCAAGATCCTGAGGCAAGAGCTGTCACAGCAGCAACCTCAAGCTGGCCATTGTCGTATTGAGGTCTCCAGGGAAGAGATTTTTGAG GAATCCTACAGGCAAGTCATGAAGATGAGGCCAAAAGACCTGTGGAAACGATTAATGATAAAATTTCGTGGGGAGGAAGGCCTCGATTATGGAGGTGTTGCCAG ggaaTGGCTCTACCTGTTGTCACACGAAATGTTGAATCCGTATTATGGTCTCTTCCAATATTCCCGAGATGATATCTATACACTGCAAATCAACCCCGACTCTGCAGTCAACCCG GAACACTTATCATATTTCCACTTTGTTGGACGGATCATGGGGATGGCTGTGTTTCACGGACACTATATTGATGGGGGCTTCACGCTGCCTTTCTATAAGCAGTTGCTAGGGAAGCCAATTACTTTGGACGATATGGAATTGGTTGACCCTGATCTTCATAACAGCTTAGTCTGGATACT TGAGAATGATATCACAGGAGTCTTGGACCATACGTTTTGTGTAGAACACAATGCATACGGGGAAATTATTCAACATGAACTGAAACCCAACGGCAAAAGCATCCCTGTGAcggaggaaaacaaaaaggaatatGTCAG ACTTTATGTAAACTGGCGATTTTTACGAGGAATTGAAGCTCAGTTTCTGGCTCTACAGAAGGGATTTAATGAAGTAATCCCACAACATCTGCTGAAGACATTTGATGAGAAAGAGTTAGAG CTGATCATTTGTGGACTGGGAAAAATTGATGTCAATGACTGGAAGGCAAACACTAGGTTAAAACACTGTACCCCAGACAGCAACATTGTGAAATGGTTCTGGAAAGCTGTGGAGTTTTTTGATGAAGAGAGGAGAGCGCGACTGCTCCAGTTCGTGACCGGCTCATCCCGAGTGCCTCTGCAGGGCTTCAAGGCATTGCAAG GTGCTGCAGGCCCACGGCTATTTACAATACACCAGATTGATGCCAGCACTAATAATTTGCCGAAAGCTCATACCTG CTTTAACCGAATAGACATTCCTCCTTACGAGAGCTACGACAAGCTATACGAGAAGCTGCTAACTGCCATTGAAGAAACGTGCGGGTTTGCCGTGGAATGA